A part of uncultured Treponema sp. genomic DNA contains:
- the recA gene encoding recombinase RecA, with amino-acid sequence MAKTEEKFPVEMSEKLKALEAARLQIEKQFGTGSLMKLGTKTDTASIDVVPSGSILLDEALGIGGYPRGRVIEMYGPESSGKTTLALHAVAEAQKLGGIAAFIDAEHALDPVYAKNLGVNIDELWVSQPDTGEQALEICENLVRSGAVDIIVVDSVAALTPQKEIEGEMGDSVMGLQARLMSQALRKLTAIVGKSKCIVVFINQIRMKIGVMFGNPETTTGGNALKFYSSIRLEIRRIESIDGKGEEDAVGNRVRVKIVKNKVAPPFRKVELDIYFGKGISSAASILDSSVKHGLIDKRGAWYTKGDEKVGQGKENAVAYIENNPAFKMELENTLREKIFPGQVLRTKEGEVVTKEQILQYEKEMRAKGVGTGSIAESPAKEEKSAEKAPVAPATEEKPAKTTKSKAASLAKAASEDKPVPDELF; translated from the coding sequence ATGGCTAAGACAGAAGAAAAGTTTCCGGTTGAAATGTCGGAAAAACTAAAGGCCTTGGAAGCTGCAAGGCTTCAGATTGAAAAGCAGTTTGGAACAGGCTCTTTGATGAAGCTTGGAACAAAAACAGACACTGCTTCTATTGACGTTGTTCCTTCAGGCTCAATCTTGCTTGACGAAGCTCTTGGAATCGGAGGCTATCCGCGTGGACGTGTAATTGAAATGTACGGTCCTGAAAGTTCTGGAAAAACTACTCTTGCGCTTCATGCTGTTGCTGAGGCTCAAAAACTTGGCGGAATTGCGGCTTTTATTGACGCTGAGCACGCTTTAGACCCTGTTTATGCCAAAAATCTTGGTGTGAACATTGACGAGCTTTGGGTGAGCCAGCCGGATACAGGTGAGCAGGCTCTTGAAATTTGCGAAAACCTTGTGCGTTCTGGCGCAGTTGACATAATTGTTGTGGATTCAGTTGCCGCCCTTACTCCTCAAAAAGAAATTGAAGGCGAGATGGGAGATTCCGTCATGGGGCTTCAGGCTCGTCTTATGAGCCAGGCTCTTAGAAAACTTACCGCTATTGTCGGAAAGAGCAAGTGCATTGTGGTCTTTATAAACCAGATTCGCATGAAAATTGGCGTTATGTTTGGAAACCCTGAAACTACAACAGGCGGAAATGCGCTGAAATTCTATTCTTCCATTCGTCTTGAAATCCGCAGAATTGAATCAATTGACGGCAAGGGCGAAGAAGATGCTGTAGGAAACCGCGTGCGTGTAAAAATTGTAAAGAACAAAGTTGCGCCGCCTTTCCGCAAAGTTGAGCTTGATATTTACTTCGGAAAAGGAATTTCTTCTGCCGCATCTATTTTGGACTCTTCTGTAAAGCACGGGCTTATAGACAAGCGCGGTGCCTGGTACACAAAAGGAGACGAAAAAGTCGGTCAGGGAAAGGAAAACGCGGTTGCTTATATAGAAAATAATCCGGCATTTAAAATGGAGCTTGAAAATACTCTGCGTGAAAAGATTTTCCCCGGACAGGTTTTACGCACCAAAGAAGGCGAAGTTGTAACAAAAGAGCAGATTCTTCAGTACGAAAAGGAAATGCGGGCAAAAGGCGTTGGGACTGGCTCTATTGCTGAATCTCCTGCAAAAGAAGAAAAATCAGCTGAAAAAGCTCCTGTTGCTCCTGCCACAGAAGAAAAGCCTGCGAAAACGACAAAGTCAAAGGCAGCAAGCCTTGCAAAAGCCGCTTCGGAAGACAAGCCTGTTCCAGACGAGCTTTTCTAG
- the folK gene encoding 2-amino-4-hydroxy-6-hydroxymethyldihydropteridine diphosphokinase, producing MERVVLGLGSNKSFGAFSSFELLKRACSCLADFIHELKVSSIYRTAAMYVCEQDDFYNMVAVGNFSGTPDSLLEKIHSIEQKFGRDRSLEFRNGPRSLDIDIELFGNQTVKKENLVIPHERLLERAFVLAPFLEVLQKNADVNKADIEFYGKKLELLKDQRVEMYCPF from the coding sequence ATGGAACGTGTTGTTTTGGGGCTTGGCTCTAATAAAAGTTTCGGGGCGTTTTCTTCCTTTGAGCTTTTAAAAAGAGCCTGCTCTTGCCTTGCAGATTTTATACATGAGCTTAAAGTTTCTTCTATATATAGAACTGCGGCTATGTATGTCTGCGAGCAAGATGATTTTTATAATATGGTTGCCGTTGGAAATTTCAGCGGAACTCCTGATTCTCTTCTTGAAAAAATCCATTCAATTGAACAGAAATTCGGACGCGACAGAAGCCTTGAATTTAGAAACGGCCCGCGCTCCTTGGACATTGACATAGAACTTTTTGGAAATCAAACTGTAAAAAAAGAAAATCTTGTGATTCCGCATGAGCGTCTTTTAGAAAGAGCGTTTGTTCTTGCGCCTTTTCTTGAAGTTTTGCAAAAAAATGCCGATGTTAATAAAGCGGACATAGAATTCTACGGAAAAAAACTGGAGCTTTTAAAGGATCAGCGGGTAGAAATGTATTGTCCGTTTTAA
- a CDS encoding segregation/condensation protein A: MEQERTVCHRKFMAGTFEGPLDLLWSLIRENKINIYDIPIAEITEQFQDYLDYAVELDLQDLSEFYLWAAKLACIKSRLLLPVEVRYDDDESMEDPREELVEQLIEYQRFKKLSVLMEEQEEQSEWSFERKKIERTLPFDEDDSQWKKMDTWALLQDMQKIFRNLTNVNPDERLLNMGEDIVPNEKIALINELLEKKSECMFTDLITRKGNELDVICAFMAILEAVKLNLVEIYQNKMFGDIKICRKQKAA; the protein is encoded by the coding sequence ATGGAACAAGAACGGACAGTTTGCCATAGAAAATTCATGGCAGGAACATTTGAAGGACCTCTTGACCTTTTATGGAGCCTTATCCGCGAAAATAAAATAAATATCTATGACATTCCGATTGCGGAAATTACAGAGCAGTTTCAGGACTACCTTGACTATGCTGTGGAGCTTGACTTGCAGGATTTGAGCGAATTCTATCTTTGGGCTGCAAAGCTTGCGTGCATAAAGAGCCGCCTTCTTCTGCCTGTTGAAGTCCGCTACGATGACGATGAAAGCATGGAAGATCCACGTGAAGAGCTTGTTGAGCAGCTTATTGAATATCAGCGTTTTAAAAAGCTTTCTGTTTTAATGGAAGAGCAGGAAGAGCAGAGCGAATGGAGTTTTGAACGTAAGAAAATAGAAAGAACGCTTCCGTTTGACGAAGATGATTCCCAGTGGAAAAAAATGGACACTTGGGCTTTGCTTCAGGATATGCAGAAGATTTTTAGGAATCTTACAAATGTGAATCCGGACGAGCGTCTTTTGAACATGGGCGAGGATATTGTTCCGAATGAAAAAATCGCCTTGATAAACGAGCTTCTGGAAAAGAAAAGTGAATGTATGTTTACAGACTTGATAACCAGAAAAGGCAACGAACTTGACGTGATTTGCGCTTTTATGGCGATTCTTGAAGCGGTAAAATTGAATTTAGTTGAAATATATCAAAATAAAATGTTTGGAGATATAAAAATATGCAGGAAGCAGAAAGCGGCATGA
- the scpB gene encoding SMC-Scp complex subunit ScpB — translation MQEAESGMISEEKKEVNENIEASEDTLDEAENDLEKRRAELNLDTETALLETVLFLESEPQSVENLSKITKMAPNVIEECIERLKEKYSNADSGIELSMIIGGWTLTPKRECFDFVKERYGKKNEGRLSRAAIETLSIIAYSQPITRAEIESIRHVNVDNMMRVLLDRKFIKEVGKKDIPGKPVMYGTTKEFLEFFHLQSIADLPQLDEKESERFELAR, via the coding sequence ATGCAGGAAGCAGAAAGCGGCATGATTTCAGAGGAAAAAAAAGAAGTAAATGAAAATATAGAGGCTTCAGAAGATACTTTGGATGAAGCTGAAAACGACCTTGAAAAACGCCGAGCAGAGTTAAATCTTGATACAGAAACTGCGCTTTTGGAAACTGTTCTTTTTCTGGAAAGCGAGCCTCAGAGTGTTGAAAATCTTTCAAAGATAACAAAAATGGCTCCTAATGTAATTGAAGAATGCATTGAGCGTTTAAAAGAAAAATATTCAAATGCGGATTCAGGAATTGAGCTTTCTATGATTATCGGAGGCTGGACTCTTACGCCAAAAAGAGAATGCTTTGACTTTGTGAAAGAGCGGTATGGAAAAAAGAATGAAGGCAGATTGAGCCGCGCCGCTATTGAAACTTTGTCGATAATTGCTTACAGTCAGCCTATAACGCGAGCGGAAATCGAAAGCATCCGCCATGTAAATGTTGACAACATGATGCGTGTTTTGCTTGACAGAAAATTTATAAAGGAAGTCGGAAAAAAAGATATTCCCGGAAAACCTGTCATGTACGGCACAACAAAAGAGTTCCTTGAATTCTTCCATTTGCAGAGCATTGCCGATTTGCCGCAACTTGACGAAAAAGAAAGCGAGAGGTTCGAACTTGCCCGTTAA
- a CDS encoding pseudouridine synthase gives MRLQQYMAKCGVASRRASEVIICAGRVTVNGTVVTELGTKVSAQDKVCVDEKEIHLEEKKRYVLLNKPSGYVCSASDEKGRPVAADLLKEAYSERLYNVGRLDMFSSGLIIFTNDGDFAAKLSHPSAELEKEYIVDTSLPMPRFLADDFMDGIRIDGVFYRCKDARELNSHRMRIVLVEGKNREIRRVFEKYEVGIKSLMRIRIGCVGVGELQFGQFRDLTQDEVKALLRLCKN, from the coding sequence ATGCGCCTTCAGCAGTACATGGCGAAATGCGGTGTTGCAAGCCGCCGTGCCAGCGAAGTGATTATCTGCGCCGGACGTGTTACCGTAAATGGAACTGTCGTAACAGAGCTTGGAACTAAAGTCAGCGCGCAAGACAAAGTCTGTGTAGATGAAAAAGAAATCCATCTTGAAGAAAAAAAGCGTTATGTTCTTTTAAATAAGCCTTCTGGATATGTTTGTTCCGCAAGCGATGAAAAAGGCCGTCCTGTTGCTGCTGATTTGCTTAAAGAAGCTTATTCGGAGCGTCTTTACAATGTGGGCAGGCTTGATATGTTTTCAAGCGGTCTTATCATTTTTACAAATGACGGAGACTTTGCCGCGAAACTTTCCCATCCTTCCGCGGAACTTGAAAAAGAATACATTGTAGACACAAGCCTTCCTATGCCGCGTTTCCTTGCAGATGATTTTATGGACGGAATCAGAATCGACGGAGTTTTCTACCGCTGCAAAGATGCCCGCGAGCTAAATTCGCATAGAATGAGAATTGTTCTTGTTGAAGGAAAAAACCGCGAAATCCGCCGTGTGTTTGAAAAATATGAAGTTGGAATAAAAAGCCTTATGCGCATAAGAATTGGCTGCGTTGGAGTCGGAGAACTTCAGTTTGGACAGTTCAGGGATTTGACTCAAGACGAAGTTAAAGCCCTTCTTAGACTTTGCAAAAATTAA
- the rpsA gene encoding 30S ribosomal protein S1, with translation MVVAIDGPAGTGKSTVAGKVAKDLNLTYLNSGSFYRALTLALLDSGINLDDEKSVVDFAKKQKLDYVNARLILNGKDVDDLLHQDKVDANVSKVSSFVELRHFVNSRMRQIVKSLSIICEGRDMTTVVFPDAEFKFYLDASIDVQAKRRFDQRVSGLSLEEIKAAIIKRDEMDRNKAEGSLKKAKDAFYIDTSDLTINDVCAIIESKIKSKGFAMEKEVEKNGAQGSDNIYTQLEASINNMEPVEDGANVKATVVQVTDDIVFVDVNCKSEGKIPVSEFAGNLPKEGDVITVYLVSQFGKNGPVVSKQKADEKRLWEELKVAAEQKTPVEGVISSVTKGGYMVNLGGGISAFLPISQADAQKVEKEDKLIGVKSKFYVERLYSNGKRNVVVNRRKYLEEQINENRDKFFETVKIGDTVKGVVKSFTSFGAFIDLGGFDGLLHINDMSWGHVTRPKDFVKKGQEIELKVIRLDPEGKRINLSLKHFTEDPWVHFEEKYHVNDIVKGKVTKVPDFGAFIELEEGIEGLAHISEFSWTKKINKPSDMVKEGDEVECMILGYDIQGGRVSLGLKQVTENPWDSIADKYPVGTKVSGKVVKIANSGAFVQLEEGIDAFLAGEDLSWTKKIKHPGSEIKVDQPLDVVVLDCDPENHRIRVGVKQLTDNPWKAFAEEYRVGGTLEGEVTSINDFGIFVKAPNGIEGLVNKANLSDDRDVPFEEAVKKYNVGDKVNVYVVSIDVDKERVAFSVKEYKRAQDRAEISQYMSSSNDDRAYTIGDSVKSHAE, from the coding sequence ATGGTTGTTGCTATAGACGGTCCTGCAGGAACAGGAAAAAGCACAGTTGCTGGAAAAGTTGCAAAAGACTTGAATCTTACATATTTGAACAGCGGAAGTTTTTACCGCGCGCTTACACTTGCTTTGCTTGATTCCGGGATAAATCTTGACGATGAAAAATCCGTGGTTGACTTTGCAAAAAAACAGAAGCTTGACTATGTGAATGCAAGGCTGATTCTGAACGGAAAAGACGTTGACGATTTGCTTCATCAGGACAAGGTTGACGCGAATGTTTCAAAAGTTTCTTCTTTTGTTGAGCTTCGGCATTTTGTAAATTCAAGAATGAGGCAGATTGTAAAAAGTCTTAGCATAATTTGCGAGGGCAGGGACATGACAACTGTTGTGTTTCCCGACGCGGAATTCAAGTTTTACCTTGATGCCAGCATTGATGTTCAGGCAAAGAGGCGTTTTGATCAGAGAGTCAGCGGACTTTCACTTGAAGAAATAAAAGCCGCCATAATCAAGCGTGATGAAATGGACAGAAACAAAGCTGAAGGCTCGCTAAAAAAAGCAAAAGACGCATTCTATATTGACACTTCTGACTTGACCATAAATGATGTTTGTGCGATAATTGAAAGCAAAATAAAATCAAAAGGGTTTGCTATGGAAAAGGAAGTGGAAAAGAATGGTGCCCAGGGCTCCGACAACATTTACACACAATTAGAAGCATCTATTAATAACATGGAGCCGGTTGAAGACGGTGCCAATGTAAAGGCTACTGTTGTTCAAGTTACAGATGATATTGTATTCGTTGACGTAAACTGCAAGTCAGAAGGAAAAATTCCTGTATCTGAATTTGCTGGCAATCTTCCAAAAGAGGGAGATGTAATTACAGTATATCTCGTAAGCCAGTTTGGAAAAAACGGTCCTGTTGTTTCAAAGCAGAAGGCCGATGAAAAACGCCTTTGGGAAGAACTCAAAGTTGCTGCTGAACAGAAAACTCCTGTAGAAGGTGTTATTTCTTCTGTTACAAAAGGCGGATATATGGTTAATCTTGGCGGTGGAATTTCAGCATTCCTTCCAATCAGCCAGGCAGATGCTCAGAAAGTTGAAAAAGAAGACAAGCTTATCGGCGTAAAGTCTAAGTTCTATGTTGAGCGTCTTTATAGCAACGGCAAGCGCAATGTTGTTGTAAACCGCCGCAAATATCTTGAAGAGCAGATTAACGAAAACCGCGATAAATTCTTTGAGACTGTAAAGATTGGCGACACTGTAAAAGGTGTTGTAAAGTCATTCACAAGTTTCGGCGCGTTTATTGATCTTGGTGGATTTGACGGTCTTCTTCATATCAATGACATGAGCTGGGGACACGTAACTCGTCCAAAGGATTTTGTAAAAAAAGGCCAGGAAATTGAACTTAAGGTTATCCGCCTTGATCCGGAGGGAAAGAGAATCAACCTTTCTCTTAAGCATTTTACAGAAGATCCGTGGGTTCACTTTGAAGAAAAGTACCATGTAAATGATATTGTAAAGGGAAAAGTTACAAAAGTTCCTGATTTCGGCGCATTCATTGAGCTTGAAGAGGGAATTGAAGGTCTTGCCCATATTTCTGAATTCAGCTGGACAAAGAAAATCAACAAACCGTCTGACATGGTAAAAGAAGGCGATGAAGTTGAATGCATGATTCTTGGCTATGACATTCAGGGCGGACGCGTTTCTCTTGGTCTTAAGCAAGTTACAGAAAATCCTTGGGATTCAATTGCTGACAAATATCCTGTTGGAACAAAGGTTTCTGGAAAAGTTGTAAAGATTGCAAACAGCGGTGCATTTGTTCAGCTTGAAGAAGGCATTGATGCTTTCCTTGCTGGCGAAGATCTTTCTTGGACAAAGAAAATCAAGCATCCTGGAAGCGAAATCAAAGTTGACCAGCCTTTGGATGTTGTTGTTTTGGACTGCGATCCGGAAAACCACAGGATTCGTGTTGGTGTAAAGCAGCTTACAGACAATCCTTGGAAGGCTTTTGCTGAGGAATATAGAGTTGGCGGAACTCTTGAGGGCGAAGTTACTTCTATCAATGACTTTGGAATCTTTGTAAAAGCTCCTAATGGAATTGAAGGTCTTGTTAATAAAGCAAACCTTAGCGATGACCGTGATGTTCCGTTTGAGGAAGCTGTAAAGAAATACAATGTTGGCGATAAAGTTAACGTTTATGTTGTTTCAATTGATGTGGACAAAGAGCGCGTTGCTTTCTCTGTAAAAGAATACAAGAGAGCTCAGGATCGTGCTGAAATTTCACAGTATATGTCTTCTAGCAATGATGACAGAGCTTACACAATTGGCGACAGCGTAAAGAGCCACGCAGAGTAA
- a CDS encoding sigma-54-dependent Fis family transcriptional regulator — MSGNSLISLDRLKSLIEINTRINLNYADPDTLLVSILESAMLMVKCEAASLLLVRKEINSLEFYISLGPKNSEVKKILVEKESIAGWVAENCQSVIINDVNSDPRFNSTVQNTTKYVTRNMIAFPMSVKGDCVGVIELINKENNGDFTADDLEILELLGEQAAVAYQNALRYRKNKVQLNALQYVVDAGKDYHPFIARNPLVLSLIENIKRASAINSSVLITGESGVGKELFAEQIHLLSNRKNKPFVRVSCASLSPSLLESEFFGHVKGAFTDAVSARKGRFEMADGGTIFLDEIGELPFDLQAKLLRVIQEKKFERVGSCDTISVDVRIIAATNRDLEAMIKEGTFRSDLYFRLNVLPIAVPPLRERRDELEDLCEFFLNKFKAEIHKEFLGFSEAAKKAIYSYMWPGNIRELENTIERACIIGNPPFIQLNDLRLPVDSENLQENTEIKNCAEELSLMKDRSLKNALSEFKKQYVERILRETNWNQTAAAKILDIQRTYVSKLISELNIRRT; from the coding sequence ATGAGTGGAAACAGTTTGATTTCTTTAGACAGGCTAAAGTCACTCATTGAAATCAATACACGCATAAATTTAAATTATGCAGATCCAGATACATTGCTGGTTTCAATTTTGGAATCAGCAATGCTTATGGTCAAATGTGAAGCCGCATCTCTTCTTCTTGTGCGGAAAGAAATCAATTCACTGGAATTTTATATCAGTCTTGGTCCTAAAAATTCCGAAGTTAAAAAAATCCTTGTTGAAAAAGAATCAATCGCTGGCTGGGTTGCGGAAAATTGCCAGTCGGTCATTATCAACGATGTAAACAGTGATCCGCGTTTTAATTCCACAGTTCAAAACACAACAAAATATGTTACAAGAAACATGATTGCTTTTCCTATGAGCGTGAAAGGTGATTGCGTTGGTGTTATTGAGCTGATTAATAAGGAAAATAACGGCGACTTCACTGCTGACGACCTTGAAATTCTTGAGCTTTTGGGTGAACAGGCGGCTGTTGCTTACCAAAATGCCTTACGCTACAGGAAAAATAAAGTTCAGCTTAATGCGCTTCAGTATGTAGTTGACGCCGGCAAAGATTACCATCCTTTTATTGCGCGAAATCCTCTTGTTCTTTCGTTAATTGAAAACATAAAGCGTGCTTCTGCGATTAATTCTTCTGTCTTGATTACCGGTGAAAGCGGAGTCGGCAAGGAGCTTTTTGCAGAGCAGATTCATCTTTTGAGCAACAGAAAAAACAAGCCGTTTGTCCGCGTGAGCTGCGCTTCATTAAGTCCGTCTTTGCTTGAGTCTGAATTCTTTGGACACGTGAAAGGCGCTTTTACCGATGCTGTTTCCGCAAGAAAAGGCCGGTTTGAAATGGCTGACGGCGGAACAATTTTTCTTGATGAGATTGGCGAGCTGCCTTTTGATTTGCAGGCTAAGCTTTTGCGTGTGATTCAGGAAAAAAAGTTTGAGCGTGTTGGCTCTTGCGACACGATTTCAGTTGATGTAAGAATCATTGCTGCAACAAACCGCGACTTGGAAGCAATGATAAAGGAAGGAACTTTTAGAAGCGACTTGTATTTTAGGCTGAATGTTCTTCCGATTGCAGTTCCGCCTTTGAGAGAACGCAGAGATGAGCTTGAAGATTTATGCGAATTCTTTTTGAATAAATTCAAGGCTGAAATACACAAGGAATTTCTTGGTTTTTCAGAAGCCGCAAAAAAAGCGATTTATTCTTATATGTGGCCGGGAAATATCCGCGAGCTAGAAAATACAATTGAGCGGGCCTGCATAATCGGGAATCCGCCTTTTATTCAGCTGAATGATTTGAGGCTTCCTGTGGATTCTGAAAATTTGCAGGAAAACACTGAAATTAAAAACTGCGCAGAAGAACTTTCGCTTATGAAAGACCGCAGTTTAAAGAACGCGCTTTCGGAATTTAAAAAACAATATGTTGAGCGAATTCTAAGGGAAACGAATTGGAATCAGACTGCCGCCGCAAAAATTCTTGATATTCAGCGCACTTATGTTTCAAAGCTTATTTCTGAGCTGAATATCCGCAGGACTTGA
- a CDS encoding tetratricopeptide repeat protein: protein MSKEKKATANVKIEDFIIKNRKIFLCGVAVLVVAAVVVCAVFAISDSNKKKDLAAIDSIEYSYVSKSGGIEDDEIASRQAKAEEALAPYLSKKNVAGVRANMLYADIAFAKKDFSKALDCYLKAANASKKAYTYAECMYNAGVCAEELSKNDDAVAYYKAAADDKDFYLASHALFNAARVSELSGNYSNAAELYQKTVDSYSGYEWANLSESRLIDLKAKGKID from the coding sequence ATGTCTAAGGAAAAAAAAGCTACTGCAAATGTAAAAATTGAAGATTTCATTATTAAAAATAGAAAAATATTTCTTTGCGGTGTGGCTGTTTTAGTTGTTGCTGCTGTAGTTGTTTGCGCTGTGTTTGCAATTTCTGATTCAAATAAGAAAAAGGATCTTGCTGCTATTGATTCAATTGAATATTCTTATGTTTCAAAGTCCGGCGGAATTGAAGACGATGAAATTGCTTCTCGTCAGGCAAAAGCAGAAGAAGCTCTTGCTCCTTATCTTTCAAAAAAGAATGTTGCCGGCGTTCGTGCCAATATGCTTTACGCTGACATTGCCTTTGCAAAGAAAGATTTTTCAAAAGCTCTTGACTGTTATCTAAAGGCTGCGAATGCTTCTAAAAAGGCTTATACTTATGCAGAATGCATGTACAATGCAGGTGTTTGCGCAGAGGAGCTTTCCAAAAATGATGATGCTGTGGCTTATTATAAGGCTGCCGCAGATGACAAGGATTTTTACCTTGCTTCCCATGCGCTTTTTAATGCCGCAAGAGTTTCAGAACTTTCAGGAAATTATTCTAACGCCGCAGAGCTTTATCAAAAAACTGTTGATTCTTACAGTGGATATGAATGGGCAAACCTTTCTGAAAGCCGCCTTATTGATTTAAAGGCAAAAGGAAAAATTGACTAA
- the rlmJ gene encoding 23S rRNA (adenine(2030)-N(6))-methyltransferase RlmJ gives MLSYQHEYHAGNLADVLKHTCLCLILDSLCKKEKPFTIIDSHSGAGIFSLDDERILKTNEAKDGIEKIYRFYKRTSQEFPHGLKEYIERESPYLEEKKYAGSPELERLYSREKDSLHFIEKHPQALESLKSNMKGRKVIIHNEDSYKALCALTPPLIKRGLVLCDPSYEDAEDYKKICDALKTVRKKWNTAIIALWYPLLLRRKNETSQLLTELEDFCKLGTTPCESFKVELITKNPEETKTESGSHLYGSGMFIMNPPWKLKEDLEKNCAFINKILEIL, from the coding sequence ATGCTAAGCTATCAGCACGAATATCACGCAGGAAACCTTGCAGACGTTTTAAAGCACACTTGCCTTTGCCTGATTTTGGATTCCCTTTGCAAAAAAGAAAAGCCTTTTACAATAATCGACAGCCATTCAGGAGCCGGAATCTTCAGCCTTGATGACGAGCGGATTTTAAAGACAAACGAAGCGAAAGACGGAATAGAAAAAATATACAGATTTTACAAACGGACTTCGCAGGAATTTCCGCACGGACTAAAAGAATACATCGAGCGCGAATCTCCTTATCTTGAAGAAAAAAAATACGCAGGAAGCCCGGAACTTGAGCGCCTTTATTCAAGAGAAAAAGACAGCCTCCATTTTATAGAAAAACATCCGCAAGCACTTGAATCTTTAAAAAGCAACATGAAAGGCCGCAAAGTCATAATTCACAACGAAGACAGCTACAAGGCACTTTGTGCGCTCACACCGCCGCTAATAAAACGCGGACTTGTTCTATGCGATCCAAGCTACGAAGATGCAGAAGACTACAAAAAAATCTGCGACGCATTAAAAACTGTAAGAAAAAAATGGAACACAGCAATAATTGCGCTTTGGTATCCGCTTTTGCTCCGCCGGAAAAATGAAACTTCACAACTTTTAACAGAACTTGAAGACTTCTGCAAGCTAGGAACAACTCCTTGCGAAAGCTTTAAAGTTGAACTAATCACGAAAAATCCAGAGGAAACAAAAACAGAATCCGGCTCTCATCTTTACGGAAGCGGAATGTTTATAATGAATCCGCCATGGAAGCTAAAAGAAGACTTGGAAAAAAACTGCGCATTTATAAATAAAATCCTCGAAATTTTATAA